GCAACAATTAGCACAACAGAAAGCCATAGAAACAGCTCAAGAAGCATCAGTAATGGACTCTTCTAAAAGATTGCAATTTAAATGGGCAGAGAAGGCTACAGCTTCTACAAAATCTGTACCAGTAAAGAGTCTCGCACAGATTCAACAGGAAGAGCAAGAAAGGATCGCCAAGGTAAAGGTACTTATTACTTTTTCCATGTCTTATGCTATCGTatattaattttgatatattttttcatttgtctTGAGATTTTGTTGTTAAATTCATGAACTTTTTTACATTCCTATAAAAGTGAAGAAAAGAAATACAATTGTTAAATGATAATCATATCTTACTGATTGTTATTGCTGACACTTTAGCAGCAAGAAAGGGAACGCCAAGAGAAGGCAGGACAGAAAGAATCAATGAACGTACTGAAAAACGCTGGAATATGGGGTGCTGCTTCTCAGTGTTTGAATTGGGCCAATTCAAGTAGCTCTAATAATAATCAAGTTTGGTCGAATAATAGTGGTACCAGTGGTTTTTGGGACGATCCTACGCCAATTAAACCTACGGCCGTAAAGCAATCTGTTAAACAGACTACTACAGTAAAAGCTCTTACTGCcaatcaacaacagcaacaaagtaataaaacaaataagaGTAAGAATAAACGAGAAGAGGAATTGGTTAAGAAATTATTTGAACAAAACACTGCCAAGACAGATGATTTCACACAATGGTGCAACAAAGCCCTAAGTGGTTTACAGGTGTCTGTAGACAGTAAGTAGAGACTCTTTCACGTACGTATTTTTGTTCTGTTTATAAATGGTTTAATTAGTAAATTTTGCGTGTACACAGTCCCCACGTTTGTTGGATTTTTGCGAGACATTGAGTCTGCATACGAAGTAAAAGAATATGTTCGAGATTATCTTGGCGATAACAAACAAAGTTCAGAATTCGCAAAGCAATTTTTAGAAAAACGTAGTAAATGGCGATCGGCCCAACGACCTCAAGCACAAGCGGATGACTTGTGCAAACCAGCGCCTGCTGTTAATCCTAATGCACCCACGGAATTTCAGGAAGTAAAGGTATCTTGAGTAGATGTAATAAAAACTGGTAATGATTGATGATATGTTTTACAAGCGCCTAAGTGCTTAATATAATCTTTCAGGGAAAGTCAAAGAAGCCAAAGAAGGGAAAAATGTACAAAGTTGATAATAGAATTCTTGGCTTTAGCGTAACCGCAGCCCCTGATCGAATCAATGTAGGTGATCGCGATTATGGAGAAGGTGTTTGAATTAATTCTGACAACTTTAACTGTATTATGGAAATTGTGCAACGCTTGGCCCAACAAATggtttgttatttatttattgtagaTGCCAAATAAGTTCTAAGGAACCCGTTACGAGTACTTCGTTAAAAGTATATAAGATTTTTCTATGATTATGCGTGTAAGGATCTTATCTCTCGTATCCTTTACTCGTACATTAATGGGAGCCTTAGATACCGTTATAGCGTGgcattatttcctttttaaacgGAACTGAAAGACACTCCGAAAGAAAACCCAATTGTACATACTACTCAAAGAAAGATACTTCTTAAAACAAGACAAACTCATCTCTTATTTACATGGtatgcatataaatataaataaatgaatgattatatgtattatatatatgtatatgtatgtatacatactacatacatatattgcaTTAACacattttgtaatatttcactTTCATCGCCGTAAGTAAAGAAATTATGCCGATCGATAACTCGTACACGCGGAAACATCGCAGTCGAAAGCAATATGTGCTCATGAAGGTGTTCAGcaagcaaaaataaattgttaatatgtGATCGTAATCAAAAGAACTTCGATCAAGCACGATATTGATGGAGTACATTAATATTATCGAATGCACCAAGTATGATAATATAAATCCTAtggatttctttttttatcgtaaCATCATGATAACGATACGACTTCGCCTTGGATTACGTTTTGCTTATTATGTTTTAAGAGAATAATCTTGTGTTTAACACATTGAAGGacttttttttaatcaatttatgaCCGTTTTTAAGAATAAAGAACTAATAATATTTTGACTGAATGATTGAATATTAGGAACAATTTGGACAATGAATTGCATATTATACGTAGAGCCAATCACTCCTTATTCCGAACTTTTGTTTACATAAAGCAACCATGAACGAAAGGacttattaaaaagaaaactgtATGTTTCAAAGCAGTAATATTGCAAAGAAAAAGAAGCTCTTGTACTTTCttaacactttgaatacaatggtatatttcaaagaataaaaatagTACTTGCATGTTGTACGatttataaagaaaataaacTATCTTCCATTTTCCTGTTTTGCACCAGAAAATATGAAAGTAAGCTCATGTAATGTTAGGAACGTGTACTgtcgattttgaaaaatttacatAGCACATAAGGAAATTTCAGATTGATTACTGCGTGTGCCTACGTGTGGATCTCACTCTCGTCGGCATAGCCTTCTTATTAATATTGAGATCAATCTaatgataaatatttaacaagGAATTTTATGtaagattttaattaatgcAACAACTGAAACCAGTATCTTTTGTAaagttttaattataattataagtaTACATGTGAACTGTCCCACCTCTAGCAGGGAGTTAAAGGAGAAAACTTTTAGCAcctgtataaaaaatattgatttcttctttttcgtttttcatAATTGAACTAATCTTTGCATAAAGTGGTACGAATACTCTGTAAGCAAGCAGAAAATGTTACGACAGATCTGACCGCTCTTAATATTATGATGGTTGTTAATTAAGGCTCATTGGTCTTCTTTCAATATGAGAAGAGTATTTTTAGAAGATCATAGATCCTTACATGAAAGATTTAtgtataaatagataaatgtaCAGTAATACAAGgataattaaatagaaaaaaacaGATAATTGAGatattgtattaatattattattgtatctAACGTACAgcgtataataaaataaatattattatattttcaatttgacCCTATTATTTTAGCTGATGTAAAAAAGGGAGTAATTGgtgcaatatatttttaatatgtaaataatcACTGTATATGTGCGTGTGTatgattataaattataatattatgcaaattcatcaaTCATTCATAAAGATTATGTACGTAAAAgcatataataattaaaacaacgTTTGacacgaaaataataaaataattttacataagtttaatttttttttaacaactgTATTTGTACTTTGGACACTGTATTTCTGtttttgtacatatatatttatacaacatGAAAATATGTTATCTCAAAAGAATGTTAGGAAGTATTTTTATGAATAGTTGAACCTCTTGCACGAAAAAGTATATTTAAATCGTACTGATAGGAATGTATTTGGTATATAAAACACATACTATCAAAATGCTTATATCACCTTATAGTACATcttggaaataaaatattaatcctcTTTTTCGTCTCCTCGAGGCTGTGTGACGTTAATTTCAGCATAATCTTTCGCAATATCAATGTACTAGAAATTATTAcatttgttattgttattatgttattattgttaattGTTACAAACTTTTAACTTACCTTTTGCGGTACAAGGAtttctaaaatttgtaaaatgatGTAGCACAATGATACAACAAGTAAATAGGCTAATACTCCACTTTGAACATAACTTGCTAATTGTTGAcctaaattctttttattttcttgttttaCTAAATTGTAAACTATTTCAGTCCTTTTAGTAATATTAAACCagttataaaataaacttaTCCTTCTATGCATTTCAAATGGACATCTAGTGTTTCCTTCTTTATAATCTGCTATAGCAGATTCTAGTCCACTAATAAGAGCAGGTACTGTGGGTTCtactaaataaattaaatcagGTGGCAGTACTTCAGGTATACCACCGACTTTTGTTGAAACAACTTGTAAACTATAATAAATGGAAATATTATATCAATATAAGCAGTGACAACTGTCTTAGTGTTATTGAAAGATAATGTTTTACCCGCATGATGCAGCTTCAACAATTGCCATGCAATATGCTTCTGTCAGACTTGTATTTAGGAATATATGACCCTTATTCAATACATGTCTAATTTGAGAATGCTCTAAGCTTCCAAGCAACGTTACCCTATGTTGTAACAAGTTTCTTTCTCGTACTTCTTCTATGAGCCATCTTTTGGGACCATCTCCAGCAATTAGAAATTGCACATTCTTGTATCGACTACAAAGATCGGGTATAATACGAGCTAATAAATCGACGCCTTTGCGATATACTAGTCGCGATACTATGACTATTGTAACTACAATTAATAATAGATAACGTTAGTAGTattatgtatcaattttatggcataatataaatatgaaaataaaaaagaacttaCTAAAATTATCATCTCTTTTACTGATGTCAGGCATAAATAAAGTAGTATCAACTGCATTTGGGATAACAGAAACTTTCTCTTTTAAGACCTTTGCCCTCAATACTGTATTCTCTTTCCCAGTATGTGATACACATATACAATGGTTGCAATCAGCTAACGATATCtctaaaaatttatttgttaaaatcgCAGAGGCATCCGCAAAACCAAAAAGCGAATGATCTGTGAAAATGGTCTAAAATCCCAGCATACAAGAAGAATGTATTGTATGAACATATATTTTGTCGTTAAGTAACAAACAACTTACTTTTAATCCCATCAAGCGGCCAATTAACATCCCTTCGTGAGCAAGAGCAGAGAATGCAGAATGGCCATGAACTATTTGGATTTCTTCCCTTAGAAAGATATATCTAATGAGAGGGATAGAACAAATCATTGTTGGAAGAACACATTGATTGTAGAATACTTTTACTGGTATGTAATATaccttaaaaataaaatatttttagcaTTAATAAACATTCTTTGTATAGACTTTATACTTTCaaattacaaatattctttATACTGTACGTTACTTTTAGGCCATTTGTCATATAACGCACTCCGATTCTATCGCCATAGGAATGAGTAAGCACTACAACTTTATGTCCAAGCTCCATTAAACATTGAGACAAATTAAAGATATGTTCCTCAACACCACCCATATTAGGATAAAAAAAATCAGACACCATACTGGAAAATAGAATAGATGTTAAGTACTtccttttataaaatttattttatgctaTTATACACCAGATAATGACGTTTCTTCTAAGATAttttaaatagtataataatcaCAAACCATATCTTATGTTTTATGATGTTCATATTGACGATTAAATTGAAACATGTctcatgtaataaaataatacgtgCTATTCGTTGAATATAATTGAGAACATCTGAAGTATTTGATAACTCTCTGCACATTGATTCACGTGCAAATAGATATTCGTTGACAAGTTTATCATATTAAAAACTTTGttaaataactaaataaataaataaatagttaaatACTAAGTAAAACTAACTTCTAAATAATCGTTTTTATCTTTCCGCATAAAACATTTCAATTCAATGAGTGTTTTATACACGTAAGAAGTCAGATAAGGTTATTAAAattctttcgaattttctatGGTACATCTGTAAAGATGAATTGATATCTCTTattattctaattttaattGCGAAGGTCAACGTATTCATGTTCTTCAAATACTCTTAGCATAAACATATTCGTTGCAAACTCATTATGAACAAAGCAAATAATGGAGATAAATACATTTCAATTGAATAAAAGTGGTTCGACTTTTCACTAATATCAATGAGTTTCGAGGTTTTGTATCTCGAAAATCGATATTCAGTCGacaagaaaattgaattttttctcAATCTATTGCATGCCGCAAGATGTAGAAAATCcaacaagaaaaaatattatttttctttattatttccttTGGACATGTTAAGTTCCCAAAATTTCTAGTATATCGTAAATTGAATTTCTAAAATGATATTATTCCAAGATGTATATAATCATACACCACTGTATATCATAgactacgaatttttatgcatctttatatttttatgaattaaagaaatagaaatttaaacaGGAATTTATTTCATCTACCAAATATTAGAATTaaactgcgaatttttacgcaTTTATAGAAAACTAGAAAGTGCAAAGTCACACAAAACGCACATAGcatgaaaaaatatgtaaaatatccatATATAATGCTTTCTATAGTAGTGATATTTAGTAGGTACAACACTTTTCTATCGAAGTTctgttttttaattatattttcaaaaatatgaatttgcataaaaatccgtagttTAACGATAATAtatactataaaaataatatagttGCTTCTAGAAAAAGTTACGTATTTCATTATGTTActgtaaaaattaaatatggtttaaataattcaattaatcAAATATTAGCCAATACATTTACGGATAAGATTGATTTTTTCTGTAGCACTACTTATTATCTCAAGAAATCTTTATATTAAGACTTACGCACTGTTTAGATGTTTTTAGATTATGTTTTAATTATAgcatttttaattgttttagtTTAGTTATGTTTTAATTATAGCATTATGTTGCATATATTATGTAGCTATTACtgctttttttttacttttcctttttgtcttctatttttatttattttttgctttACATATACGTGATacgtaatatgtatgtatatataattgtatgtatatattggaTTTATACCCTCAGTTCCTACACTTCTAttcacaaataaataaataatagtaatatataatgattatttatatttatacgcaATGTGTGCATATTGCATGCACATTATaatctaattataaatttcttttcatttcttttaagtATTACTACTTTGTTATTGAAACATAGAATAAAAGTTAGATTACCACTATCCAATAATAAACTGGTAAAGAAAAGGCTATCGTAATTTATGCATATGACCAAATATGACCGTGCCTATCTTATAGATATAGTTGCAATTGTTACATCGTTCGTGATTGCGCGTAGAGGGAGAGAGACATACGACGGAAAGTGAGATAGTGCAGGTAGGAAAACATTAGTTAAAAGAAGATAGAGAGATAGTGGAAAGAAGAAGGCAATGCATGGTTTGGTTATATGTCGGTGGTCGGTGCACAACAAATGGTCGACATGTTTCATCAACGATGCGGTCATCGTGTAACTTTAACAAACAACAATTGCACGGCCATAAGggatttttcagaatataatcATGGATTGGTTCTCAGCGCGGAACCGCTTAAGGACGATGAGCTTTTTGAAGTCCGCATTGACAAAAAGGTACCGAATCGCAAACTTTGAACTTGTCTAGTTTAGTAGTGAATCCTTTGAATCTGTCAAAACGTTGTTTACACTGTTGATAATTTGAAGTTTTCAATTTACCATTCATTTATATTTAGGAGTTGCACGCATTCCGTGTTCCTGTTAAAAACTGTCATAGAATGCATCAGTAACAAATCAAATTGTAAATGCTCGTACTTTGTTTATTGCTTCTGACTTATTTTTAACGATTTAATGTAGGTTTCGTGTCGGATTATCAAATTTAGGATTAATACTCGTTTATATACTGTAATATACTCTAAATTATCATGTATTGTAATATAgtttaaaattattatctttataaaaatacaattgcACATATAgtatatatcaaatatattagTGAAAAAGTTAACATTTCTATGGAAATTACTAGTCATTTTATATTgagttattttctttttaagttcAAGTTCTGTTATGCAGATGACATCATGGAGTGGCAGTATAGAAATAGGAGTAACAGAATGCGATCCAGAAATAATAGAATTAACAGCCTGTGCTACTAATCTTCGTCAAGGAACTTGGATTATGGTTGATTCTGGCATAATGCATGATGGAATAAGAACGGTAGAAATGTATGGAATGTGTCTAAACGAATTACAAGAAGGAAGTACTTTAGGAGTAATGAGGACATCTAATGTAAgtttttttgtatattaatgTTCTAATGCTTGTTTTAATAAATAGTTTTATTCACTTCttgttttcttttaattatagcatgaattgatattttatatcaatgGTGTCTCTCAAGGAGTAGCTGTATCCAATATTCCAGAACGCATTTTTGCAGTTGTAGACATGTATGGCGATTGTGTACAGGTGACTATAACTCACCCACAAGTTGTCTCCACTTTATGTAACGAGCCAAAAGATGAAGTTGAAATTAATAATGACTTCGCTCTTGGAGAAGCATCTAATTCCTCAACAACTAATCTAGTCGCTAATTTGAATGTTAATTTAAATGTTAATGTTAATGTTAATTTACCTAAGAATCCAAGTCCTGCAGCTATTAGGGAGGATAGATTAAGATTTCATGAGAGAGTTGGCTCGCTGGTAAAATTGTCTAACAATGCCAGAACTGCAGAAAGGCGAAGACCCTTAGACGAATTTAATAATGGAGTAGTAATGACTCATAGGCCATTAAGGGATAATGAATTATTTGAGGTAAATAAGGAAAATCTAAAGTAAGAAATGATCTCTAATGCATGAGACATTagtgtaaattatatattactataGGTACGAATTGATAGGCTTGTACACAAGTGGTCAGGTAGTATAGAAGTTGGAGTTACAATGCATAGTCCAACAGCATTAGAATTTCCAGCAACAATGACTAATATGCGGTCAGGAACAACGATGATGTCTGGGTGTGGAATTTTGGTAAACGGAAAGGGCACATGTCGTGAATATGGGGAATTTAATTTAGATGAATTAAGGGTAATTAAAGTCAAAGTGGAGTGTTACTAAGAATGTTTTGTATTATATGTGATtcaataaaatacttatttaGGAAGGTGATAGAGTAGGCATGATAAGACGAAGCAATGGAAATCTTCATTATCTAATAAATGGATTAGATCAAGGTATTGCCGCTAAAGTACCTGTAGGTGTATGGGGTGTTATAGATTTGTACGGTATGACGGTAAAAGTAACAATCGTCGATCGTGATGAAAGGGAGGAACAAAACTTAATTACTAGACGAAACACGTTACAATTGCAAGGTTTAAATGGTAAGAGTTTAGtatcaatcatttttcttatatTATTGATTTATGGTACAACACCGCGATACATTTTTCGGATACTTCTGTTATTTAGAAACCGAAGAAGAGCCGCCAGATAGACTTATGTTTCATTCTTGCTGCGGTACACATGTCGAAGTGATTAATAACGGACGCACTGCGCATAGGCCTAAGTAAATAAAAACTTATTTAACAATGtacatgaaattttattagagtGTGTGTGTAGTAAATCTATATGCCATTCTTTTTTAGCGTAATGGATGATTTTAACAACGGTGTTGTATTGACTTCAAGACCATTGAAACCAAATGAATTATTCGAAGTGAGGTTGGACAAAATTGTAACAAAATGGGCAGGTTCTATCGAAATAGGAGTTACCACTCATTCCCCAACTGAACTAGAGTTTCCTTTCACTATGACAAACGTTAggtatgtaaattaatatttccaattaatattaatatacatatatacttttTCCTAAATTTATGTTAAGTTTATCGCCCGTATTATTGCTCGAAGGTGGTCATATCCCTTGCAGATCCGGTACATGGATGATGACAGAAAATGGGGTGATGCACAATGGTACTATGATAATAGACCAATATGGTCAGAATCTTGATCGACTACAAGTGGGAGATCGTGTAGGTGTAATGAGAAAGGACAATGCAACATTGCATTTTTATGTAAATGGTGCTGATCAAGGGGCTGCAGCGATGAATGTTCCTGAGAAAGTTTATGGTGTCATAGATCTTTATGGGCAAGCAGCACAGGCAACTATAGTTGACAATACAGACTTCTATAGTCCTACTACAAACAATTCAAGCTTCAGCAATACAACCTTATATAGGTTCGTAAATTTTGTTCCCTTTTGAACATGTGATCgaagatatttattattaattatttttcccAAATAGTGATTTGAGGTTTCATCATATACATAGTAAGAatgcaaaaataataaataatggaTTGACTGCATTGAGGCCTAGAGCTTTAGGAGAATTCAATGAAGCCATTGTGATTGCAAATCGTGCGCTGCGTGATGGTGAAATGTTTGAAGTGACAATCGATAAAAT
This genomic stretch from Bombus vancouverensis nearcticus chromosome 16, iyBomVanc1_principal, whole genome shotgun sequence harbors:
- the PIG-A gene encoding phosphatidylinositol glycan anchor biosynthesis class A isoform X2: MRKNSQFNSNICMVSDFFYPNMGGVEEHIFNLSQCLMELGHKVVVLTHSYGDRIGVRYMTNGLKVYYIPVKVFYNQCVLPTMICSIPLIRYIFLREEIQIVHGHSAFSALAHEGMLIGRLMGLKTIFTDHSLFGFADASAILTNKFLEISLADCNHCICVSHTGKENTVLRAKVLKEKVSVIPNAVDTTLFMPDISKRDDNFITIVIVSRLVYRKGVDLLARIIPDLCSRYKNVQFLIAGDGPKRWLIEEVRERNLLQHRVTLLGSLEHSQIRHVLNKGHIFLNTSLTEAYCMAIVEAASCGLQVVSTKVGGIPEVLPPDLIYLVEPTVPALISGLESAIADYKEGNTRCPFEMHRRISLFYNWFNITKRTEIVYNLVKQENKKNLGQQLASYVQSGVLAYLLVVSLCYIILQILEILVPQKYIDIAKDYAEINVTQPRGDEKED
- the PIG-A gene encoding phosphatidylinositol glycan anchor biosynthesis class A isoform X3, with the translated sequence MVSDFFYPNMGGVEEHIFNLSQCLMELGHKVVVLTHSYGDRIGVRYMTNGLKVYYIPVKVFYNQCVLPTMICSIPLIRYIFLREEIQIVHGHSAFSALAHEGMLIGRLMGLKTIFTDHSLFGFADASAILTNKFLEISLADCNHCICVSHTGKENTVLRAKVLKEKVSVIPNAVDTTLFMPDISKRDDNFITIVIVSRLVYRKGVDLLARIIPDLCSRYKNVQFLIAGDGPKRWLIEEVRERNLLQHRVTLLGSLEHSQIRHVLNKGHIFLNTSLTEAYCMAIVEAASCGLQVVSTKVGGIPEVLPPDLIYLVEPTVPALISGLESAIADYKEGNTRCPFEMHRRISLFYNWFNITKRTEIVYNLVKQENKKNLGQQLASYVQSGVLAYLLVVSLCYIILQILEILVPQKYIDIAKDYAEINVTQPRGDEKED
- the PIG-A gene encoding phosphatidylinositol glycan anchor biosynthesis class A isoform X4, with translation MCRELSNTSDVLNYIQRIARIILLHETCFNLIVNMNIIKHKICMVSDFFYPNMGGVEEHIFNLSQCLMELGHKVVVLTHSYGDRIGVRYMTNGLKIYLSKGRNPNSSWPFCILCSCSRRDVNWPLDGIKKISLADCNHCICVSHTGKENTVLRAKVLKEKVSVIPNAVDTTLFMPDISKRDDNFITIVIVSRLVYRKGVDLLARIIPDLCSRYKNVQFLIAGDGPKRWLIEEVRERNLLQHRVTLLGSLEHSQIRHVLNKGHIFLNTSLTEAYCMAIVEAASCGLQVVSTKVGGIPEVLPPDLIYLVEPTVPALISGLESAIADYKEGNTRCPFEMHRRISLFYNWFNITKRTEIVYNLVKQENKKNLGQQLASYVQSGVLAYLLVVSLCYIILQILEILVPQKYIDIAKDYAEINVTQPRGDEKED
- the PIG-A gene encoding phosphatidylinositol glycan anchor biosynthesis class A isoform X1 translates to MCRELSNTSDVLNYIQRIARIILLHETCFNLIVNMNIIKHKICMVSDFFYPNMGGVEEHIFNLSQCLMELGHKVVVLTHSYGDRIGVRYMTNGLKVYYIPVKVFYNQCVLPTMICSIPLIRYIFLREEIQIVHGHSAFSALAHEGMLIGRLMGLKTIFTDHSLFGFADASAILTNKFLEISLADCNHCICVSHTGKENTVLRAKVLKEKVSVIPNAVDTTLFMPDISKRDDNFITIVIVSRLVYRKGVDLLARIIPDLCSRYKNVQFLIAGDGPKRWLIEEVRERNLLQHRVTLLGSLEHSQIRHVLNKGHIFLNTSLTEAYCMAIVEAASCGLQVVSTKVGGIPEVLPPDLIYLVEPTVPALISGLESAIADYKEGNTRCPFEMHRRISLFYNWFNITKRTEIVYNLVKQENKKNLGQQLASYVQSGVLAYLLVVSLCYIILQILEILVPQKYIDIAKDYAEINVTQPRGDEKED